CCGACGAGCGGGCGCGCGGCTTCGCGATCGGATTGACCGCGCACGGCATCGGCACCTCGCGCGTGCTCGGGGACTCGGCCGTCTCCGGGGGCTGGTCCAGCGCCGCGATGGTGCTGAACGCGCTGGTGATGACCCTGGTGCTGCCGATAGTCGCGGGGATCGCGACCGCGTGACGGTACCCCGGCTCAGCCCGCAGTGCGGTGGTGCTCGAGCGCCGTCTCGATCCAGGACGCCAGGTCCCCGTCGGCCGTGAGCGCCTCCTGCGCGACCAGGATCCAGCGGGGCCCCATCGATCGTCCCTCTCCCATGGTGGGCTGCGAGGTGCCGGGGCGCTCCATCAGCTGCTCGTGCTGGGTCTCGTCGACGCGCACCAGCAGCGATCCGTCCTTCCCGGCGCTGACCAGCATCCTCTCGTCGACCATGAGGGCGCGTCCGCCGAACATGGACACCTCGCGCACGGCGGCGTCCGCCGGCAGAAGGGCT
This genomic interval from Brachybacterium aquaticum contains the following:
- a CDS encoding TfoX/Sxy family protein, translated to MTPEQSALVTRVRALLPADAAVREVSMFGGRALMVDERMLVSAGKDGSLLVRVDETQHEQLMERPGTSQPTMGEGRSMGPRWILVAQEALTADGDLASWIETALEHHRTAG